The following are encoded in a window of Geobacter metallireducens GS-15 genomic DNA:
- a CDS encoding RHS repeat-associated core domain-containing protein, whose product MGGTRYLIVGILLMAVLSLCRASFADTVTYGYDDFGRLTAMTTVDATRLTRISYLYDNVGNFTNQTVTVGILVNMPDANLRNAVCSALGKNPSDPLTRDDLALLTTLSAAGKGISDLTGLEWAVNLTSADLRNNNITSTAPLAGLTKLTVLQLDGNPVATTAAVPAMGTVGLVLATLLLMLLTMSQRFRLPGRFIALLGLCFSLSVTTVNAADGPAGPGWLEVQGTPVTPQEADAFYQAKGVIQPLSAPLGSITPQSATTATPEIAALARSLKNDPRLIYEYVRNNVDYAPYFGSLKGATLTAIEGSGNDFDQASLMISLLRASGYTAQYVYGTMTIPVGGDPNQKDMQHWLGVDATSSVIGTVLANGGIPYSQSGTSFTVNRVWAQATIAGATYLFDPAFKPHQTITGIDLKTAMGYSTSGLLAAAGGTVGTDYVQSLNEAGLKSALDGYTLNLAAYIRANYPNAKTSEIIGGSAIVPQTLAAFPTSLDFATTVTATWTDIPDAYVHKVRIQHGKIDQTLNIPDLAGQKLSIVYRTGSITTASAVAAPATTEPQVNLAPLPTATTPVDGQLTITPAGPTDTTLPNIIVPGSYLDGSKTIVPMATGSANFGSIYPASAGASSTSMTWGPITNPNSVTVQIVVTLTSNPQGAYSITQYAGTNNVAPGASISPKVVFSNAGQTAGTKTGQLHIQWFYNGTPITGADSYYDLTGYVANAMSLGGYGLNAQAYMNTPYTGNARLSNNGSLPLAVTAKTLTGTGAARFQLVSGTAATTLAASTFQDIPVTYLADVHGTQTASINMGFTYDGMTYSATNYLPLQGQAIYKPDFTGSLGFNAGTPYLAYPVDGTAHLANAGSQPLTVTGFSITGTDAARFTITGGNAAGTIASGGHRDITIRYLANSVGTHSATLHITYTYDGIANSIDLNLVGQTLSTPVAQLWLDDTMLAEELEPVTGVDLSTMTISVMHQYTGSFADQSVNYTLTRGSTYAIVYDFGGSRLGKLLEKRERQMQAYRESGLADTSRQVLTESLNVIGQTWMRDTTLDANLLSQIGGVIDLRQHRFGIVAQETGYYIDVKAQVSTVSPIHGDTIARDAYFRTTGHLASAMEHGVLEQMQANSPAVSTVKLLQLNNAAGKKAFMVTSANYAAIKPQLANYSTDDLNSFQTSVTSGNTLILPENGKIPLQVWSGKGYIDFNMGGTSRHVGMIIGGGYNGGYGAIKAPVAVNTEMAHVNVNLSPQATIPKIGSVDPVDMATGFWMYSNTDLTLSGGAGGLSLRRSYNSGSNNIKDSLGYGWSHNYHLYVEPHSSTPFGLGQRQPVDAAALIVASVATLDVMNGTPDVKSWLTGALIGKWAMDTLTNNAAGCHLETDVLTFVKLPDGSFASPPGVTSTLVKNGSLYQVNERFGRTVTFDGSNNANAMTDADGNGVTFTYTGGKLSKVTDNFGHSLDFTYTGDLLTSVTDKAGRSVAYGYTGTDLTTYTDPEGKVWTYGYDTSHRILTLKNPRTVTTVTNVYDAFGQVQSQTMPRQTGTATYNLYFNGYRNIEEDGTGHQTIYHFDEQKHLLGVENTLGQRTTRYYDGQGHVVAETDPRGFSTGYLYDGNHNLTRVTDPFIRYTDTTYDSQFRLTDVTDPLGHTTHTDYDTKHHPVKTTVYPATGQSIYTQKSYYANGLVNTTTDGRGVITTLTQDTYGNPATSKTSTAPAITYVYDGIGRMTSLTDQEGAKTSFTYDKRSLPTGSTDPLTKNTSLTYYDDGTLWTKTDRNGKTTTFTYTPTGKTNSIAYAGGTSVTYTYDQDDNLTKMLDSLGTTTYGYDDANRLTSTTDPRGFAIGYDRDANGNISRITYPGNKTVSYTYDALNRIKTVTIDWLNKTATYTYDDAGRMLDLTHFNNTYTRYTHDNANRLTALENRLSNAGSPIATYAFTLDGNGNRTGVTQTVPIALNATASNTNFTMNLQKNRLAQAGSTSFTYDNEGQLATRTGDIYTFDDAHRLTNITGSVSYQYKYDGAGNRLEATRNGVTTRYIYDANGNLLAEADGTNAITRYYIYGNGLLAMVASGNQPYCYHFDATGHTVALTDAGANVVNRYAYTPFGAIGNQQETISQPFKYVGKYGVMSEPNGFYYMRARYYDASVGRFISEDPKGFDGGDVNLMVYVGNNPVMLIDPNGLSAFGKIWNLPNTLLGLAWGGIGMLGGAHASIGNNAIQFEKHPFMFGAITLGNTISYAKDFGPNTMLDNGTVGKHESQHTIQGEQLGPLYLPSNILGLAAGQIINGNTHGPANWNERGPQSTPPSPWGGYGK is encoded by the coding sequence ATGGGGGGAACCAGGTATCTCATTGTGGGAATACTGCTCATGGCGGTATTGAGCCTCTGCCGGGCGTCATTCGCCGACACGGTGACGTACGGCTATGACGATTTCGGACGCCTTACCGCTATGACCACTGTCGATGCGACGAGGCTCACCAGGATCAGCTACCTCTACGACAACGTCGGCAATTTCACGAACCAGACCGTAACTGTGGGGATTCTCGTGAACATGCCGGACGCCAACCTCAGGAATGCCGTGTGCAGCGCGCTGGGGAAGAATCCTTCCGATCCGCTGACCAGGGATGACCTGGCACTCCTCACCACCTTAAGCGCCGCGGGAAAGGGGATAAGCGACCTGACCGGCCTGGAGTGGGCGGTTAACCTGACCAGCGCCGACCTGCGCAACAACAACATCACCTCAACCGCGCCGCTGGCCGGATTGACCAAGCTGACCGTCCTGCAACTGGACGGCAACCCCGTTGCCACGACAGCGGCAGTGCCCGCCATGGGCACCGTCGGCCTCGTGCTGGCAACCCTCCTGCTGATGCTTCTCACCATGAGCCAGCGATTCAGGCTCCCCGGGCGCTTCATCGCCCTGCTCGGGCTCTGTTTCAGCCTGTCGGTCACCACCGTCAACGCCGCCGACGGCCCCGCCGGTCCGGGGTGGCTGGAAGTCCAGGGCACACCGGTGACTCCCCAGGAGGCGGACGCATTCTACCAAGCAAAGGGCGTCATCCAGCCCCTCTCCGCACCGCTCGGTTCCATTACGCCGCAATCGGCCACCACCGCCACCCCCGAGATAGCCGCCCTTGCCCGTTCCCTCAAGAATGACCCGAGACTCATCTACGAATACGTCCGCAACAACGTCGACTATGCTCCCTACTTCGGCTCCCTGAAAGGGGCCACACTCACCGCCATAGAGGGTTCCGGCAACGACTTCGACCAGGCCTCCCTCATGATCTCGCTGCTGCGCGCCAGCGGCTACACCGCCCAGTACGTCTACGGCACCATGACCATTCCCGTCGGCGGCGACCCCAACCAGAAGGATATGCAGCACTGGCTGGGAGTGGATGCCACCAGCAGCGTCATCGGCACCGTCCTGGCGAACGGCGGCATCCCCTACAGCCAGTCGGGAACCTCCTTCACCGTAAACCGCGTCTGGGCCCAGGCCACCATCGCCGGCGCCACCTACCTCTTCGACCCGGCCTTCAAGCCCCATCAGACCATCACCGGCATTGACCTGAAGACCGCCATGGGGTACAGCACCAGCGGCCTTCTTGCGGCGGCCGGCGGCACCGTGGGGACCGATTACGTCCAGAGTCTGAACGAAGCCGGTCTCAAGAGTGCCCTGGACGGCTACACCCTGAACCTGGCCGCCTACATCCGGGCCAACTACCCCAACGCCAAAACGTCCGAAATCATCGGCGGCAGTGCCATCGTCCCCCAGACCCTTGCCGCGTTCCCGACCAGCCTCGACTTCGCCACCACGGTCACCGCCACTTGGACCGACATCCCTGACGCCTACGTCCACAAGGTGAGAATCCAGCACGGCAAGATCGACCAGACCTTGAACATCCCCGACCTCGCCGGCCAGAAGCTCTCCATCGTCTACCGCACCGGTTCCATAACCACGGCTTCGGCAGTGGCGGCGCCCGCAACGACTGAGCCGCAGGTGAACCTCGCGCCGCTTCCTACCGCCACCACCCCCGTCGACGGTCAGTTGACCATCACCCCGGCGGGTCCGACCGACACAACCCTGCCGAACATCATCGTGCCGGGCTCATACCTGGACGGGAGCAAGACAATCGTCCCCATGGCCACGGGGTCGGCAAATTTCGGCTCCATCTATCCCGCCTCGGCAGGGGCAAGCTCCACCTCGATGACGTGGGGGCCCATCACCAACCCCAATTCCGTGACCGTCCAGATAGTCGTCACGCTCACGAGTAACCCGCAAGGGGCATATTCCATTACCCAGTACGCCGGGACAAACAATGTCGCCCCCGGCGCAAGCATAAGCCCGAAGGTGGTCTTCTCCAACGCCGGCCAGACGGCCGGCACCAAGACCGGACAGCTCCACATCCAATGGTTCTACAACGGGACACCGATTACCGGCGCCGACTCTTACTACGACCTCACCGGCTATGTCGCCAACGCCATGTCCCTCGGGGGCTACGGCCTGAACGCCCAGGCGTACATGAACACGCCGTACACCGGCAACGCCCGGCTCAGCAACAACGGCTCCCTCCCCCTGGCCGTCACCGCCAAGACCCTCACCGGCACAGGCGCGGCCCGCTTCCAGCTCGTCTCCGGCACCGCCGCCACAACCCTGGCCGCAAGCACCTTTCAGGACATCCCGGTAACCTATCTGGCCGATGTCCACGGCACCCAAACGGCCTCCATCAACATGGGCTTCACCTACGACGGCATGACATACAGCGCCACCAACTATCTGCCCTTGCAGGGCCAGGCCATCTACAAGCCCGACTTCACCGGCTCGCTCGGGTTCAACGCGGGCACCCCCTATCTCGCCTATCCGGTGGACGGCACCGCCCACCTTGCCAACGCCGGGAGCCAGCCCCTCACCGTGACCGGCTTCAGCATCACCGGCACCGATGCCGCCCGGTTCACGATCACCGGCGGCAACGCGGCAGGCACCATCGCCTCCGGCGGCCACCGGGACATCACTATCCGCTATCTGGCCAACAGCGTCGGCACCCATAGCGCCACCCTGCACATCACCTATACGTACGACGGGATCGCCAACTCCATCGACCTTAACCTTGTCGGCCAGACCCTCTCCACACCGGTGGCCCAGCTCTGGCTTGACGACACGATGCTGGCCGAGGAACTGGAACCTGTCACCGGAGTTGACCTCAGCACGATGACCATCTCAGTCATGCACCAGTATACGGGCAGCTTCGCCGACCAGTCGGTGAACTACACCCTGACGCGCGGCTCCACCTACGCCATCGTCTATGATTTCGGCGGCAGCCGCCTCGGGAAGCTCCTGGAGAAACGGGAGCGGCAGATGCAGGCCTACCGGGAATCGGGGCTTGCCGACACCTCCCGGCAGGTGCTCACCGAATCCCTCAACGTCATCGGCCAGACCTGGATGCGGGACACCACCCTGGACGCCAACCTTCTCAGCCAGATCGGCGGGGTCATCGATCTGCGCCAGCACCGCTTCGGCATCGTGGCCCAGGAAACCGGCTACTACATCGACGTGAAGGCGCAGGTGTCCACCGTTTCCCCCATCCACGGCGACACCATTGCACGGGATGCCTACTTCAGGACCACCGGCCACCTGGCCAGCGCCATGGAGCACGGCGTGCTGGAACAGATGCAGGCGAACAGCCCGGCGGTATCCACGGTGAAGCTTCTGCAACTGAACAACGCCGCCGGGAAAAAAGCCTTCATGGTCACCTCCGCCAACTACGCCGCCATCAAGCCGCAGCTTGCCAACTACAGTACAGATGATCTGAACAGCTTCCAGACCAGCGTCACCAGCGGCAACACCCTCATCCTCCCGGAAAACGGCAAGATCCCCCTGCAAGTCTGGTCGGGCAAAGGGTACATCGATTTCAACATGGGGGGCACTTCCCGGCACGTGGGGATGATCATCGGCGGGGGGTACAACGGGGGGTACGGGGCTATCAAGGCGCCTGTGGCGGTTAATACAGAAATGGCCCACGTGAATGTGAATCTCTCGCCCCAGGCCACCATCCCGAAAATAGGCAGCGTTGATCCCGTTGACATGGCGACCGGCTTCTGGATGTACAGCAACACCGATCTTACCCTGTCCGGCGGGGCGGGGGGCTTGAGCCTCAGGCGTTCCTACAACAGCGGCAGCAACAACATAAAGGACTCACTCGGTTACGGTTGGTCCCATAACTATCATCTTTACGTGGAACCCCACTCAAGCACCCCCTTCGGCCTCGGCCAGCGCCAGCCCGTGGACGCCGCGGCCCTGATCGTCGCCTCGGTCGCCACCCTGGATGTCATGAACGGCACCCCTGACGTGAAATCATGGCTGACGGGAGCGCTCATCGGCAAATGGGCAATGGACACCCTCACCAACAACGCGGCCGGCTGCCACCTGGAGACTGACGTCCTCACCTTCGTGAAGCTGCCGGACGGCTCATTTGCCTCGCCTCCCGGCGTCACCTCAACGCTGGTGAAAAACGGCAGCCTCTACCAGGTAAATGAACGCTTCGGCCGCACCGTCACCTTTGACGGCAGCAACAACGCCAACGCCATGACCGACGCCGACGGCAATGGGGTCACCTTCACCTACACCGGCGGGAAACTCAGCAAGGTAACCGACAATTTCGGCCACAGCCTCGACTTCACCTATACCGGGGATCTCCTCACCTCCGTGACCGACAAGGCGGGGCGCAGCGTTGCCTACGGCTACACCGGCACCGACCTCACCACCTACACCGATCCGGAAGGAAAGGTCTGGACCTATGGGTATGACACCAGCCACCGGATTCTGACACTGAAAAACCCCCGCACCGTCACCACCGTCACCAACGTCTACGATGCCTTTGGCCAGGTACAGAGTCAGACCATGCCCAGGCAGACCGGCACCGCCACCTACAACCTCTACTTCAACGGCTACCGCAACATCGAGGAGGACGGCACCGGCCACCAGACCATCTACCATTTCGACGAGCAGAAACACCTCCTGGGGGTGGAGAACACCCTGGGCCAGAGAACCACCAGATACTACGACGGTCAGGGGCATGTGGTCGCCGAGACCGATCCCCGAGGGTTCAGCACCGGCTATCTCTATGACGGCAACCATAACCTGACCAGAGTAACCGACCCGTTCATCAGGTACACCGACACCACCTACGACAGCCAGTTCCGTCTTACCGACGTGACCGACCCCCTGGGGCACACGACTCACACCGATTACGACACCAAGCATCACCCCGTCAAAACCACCGTCTACCCGGCCACAGGCCAATCCATCTACACCCAGAAAAGCTACTATGCCAACGGCCTCGTGAACACCACCACCGACGGCAGAGGTGTCATCACCACCCTGACCCAGGATACCTACGGCAACCCGGCCACCAGCAAGACCTCCACGGCCCCTGCCATCACGTATGTCTACGACGGAATCGGCCGAATGACCTCCCTCACCGACCAGGAAGGGGCCAAGACCTCCTTTACCTACGACAAGAGGAGCCTCCCCACCGGCAGCACCGACCCGCTGACCAAGAACACCTCGCTCACCTACTACGACGACGGCACCCTCTGGACGAAAACGGACCGCAACGGCAAGACCACCACCTTCACCTACACCCCTACCGGCAAGACGAACAGCATCGCCTATGCCGGGGGGACAAGCGTAACGTACACCTACGACCAGGACGACAACCTGACCAAAATGCTGGACTCTCTGGGGACAACCACCTACGGCTACGACGACGCCAACCGCCTCACCAGCACCACCGACCCACGGGGCTTCGCCATCGGCTACGACCGCGACGCCAACGGCAACATCTCCAGAATCACCTATCCCGGCAACAAGACGGTGAGCTACACCTACGATGCCCTGAACCGGATCAAAACCGTCACCATCGACTGGCTCAATAAAACCGCCACCTACACCTACGACGATGCAGGAAGGATGCTTGATCTTACCCACTTCAACAATACCTACACCCGCTACACCCACGACAACGCCAACCGGCTCACCGCTCTCGAAAACCGGCTCTCCAACGCCGGAAGCCCCATAGCTACCTACGCCTTCACCCTGGACGGAAACGGCAACCGCACCGGCGTCACCCAGACCGTGCCCATCGCGCTGAACGCCACCGCCTCAAACACGAATTTCACCATGAACCTCCAGAAGAACCGCCTCGCCCAGGCTGGGAGCACCAGCTTTACCTACGACAACGAAGGGCAGCTTGCCACCAGGACAGGTGACATCTATACTTTCGACGACGCCCATCGGCTGACCAATATCACCGGCTCGGTCAGCTACCAGTACAAATACGACGGCGCCGGGAACCGCCTGGAGGCGACCCGAAACGGCGTAACAACGAGGTACATCTACGACGCCAACGGCAATCTCCTGGCCGAGGCGGACGGCACCAACGCCATCACCCGTTACTACATCTACGGCAATGGCTTGCTCGCCATGGTGGCCTCGGGCAACCAGCCGTACTGTTACCACTTCGACGCAACCGGCCACACCGTGGCCTTAACCGATGCCGGCGCTAATGTGGTGAACAGGTATGCCTACACTCCCTTCGGGGCTATCGGCAACCAGCAGGAAACCATCAGCCAGCCGTTCAAGTATGTGGGAAAATATGGCGTCATGAGCGAGCCGAACGGCTTCTATTACATGCGAGCACGGTATTATGATGCCAGCGTCGGCAGGTTCATCAGCGAAGACCCCAAGGGCTTCGACGGTGGGGATGTGAACTTGATGGTTTATGTTGGCAACAACCCCGTCATGTTGATTGATCCTAATGGTTTAAGTGCTTTCGGAAAAATCTGGAACCTTCCCAATACCCTATTAGGACTGGCTTGGGGCGGTATTGGAATGCTTGGAGGTGCACACGCATCCATTGGAAACAATGCAATTCAATTCGAAAAACATCCTTTTATGTTTGGCGCGATTACATTAGGGAACACCATATCTTACGCAAAAGACTTCGGACCAAATACAATGCTGGACAATGGCACTGTTGGTAAGCATGAATCACAACATACGATTCAGGGTGAACAGTTGGGGCCGCTTTATCTTCCTTCCAACATTCTTGGTTTAGCCGCAGGACAAATAATCAATGGAAATACACATGGCCCTGCAAATTGGAACGAAAGAGGGCCACAATCAACACCGCCAAGTCCTTGGGGAGGATATGGAAAATGA
- a CDS encoding choice-of-anchor D domain-containing protein yields the protein MKTEEVLPQKERGRNEGRFPYCLVRREETRDTSHIIRESLISPQLLSGTAATTLAANSFQDIPVTYLADVHGTQSASINMGFTYDGMTYSATNYLPLQGQAIYKPDFTGSYGFNYGTPYLANPVDGTVRLVNAGSQPLTVTGVSITGADAVRFQITGGNQNGNLSPGQYRDINVRYLANSVATHSANVNVSYTYDGVANTQDLGLSGQTLSTPVAQLWLDDTMIAERKRGTLPIFNRSLATLNPNVSSNFWPSLRSHKLFSHLPLSCNRALA from the coding sequence TTGAAAACTGAGGAGGTTCTTCCGCAGAAGGAACGAGGAAGGAACGAGGGACGCTTCCCATATTGCCTCGTCCGCAGGGAGGAAACCAGGGACACTTCCCATATTATTAGGGAGTCCCTTATTTCCCCCCAGCTCCTTTCCGGCACCGCCGCCACAACCCTGGCCGCGAACAGCTTTCAGGACATCCCGGTAACCTACCTGGCCGATGTCCACGGTACCCAATCGGCCTCCATCAACATGGGCTTCACCTATGACGGCATGACGTACAGCGCCACCAACTATCTGCCCTTGCAGGGCCAGGCCATCTACAAGCCCGACTTCACCGGGTCCTACGGCTTCAACTATGGCACCCCCTATCTCGCCAATCCGGTGGACGGCACAGTCAGACTGGTTAACGCCGGGAGCCAGCCCCTCACCGTGACCGGCGTCAGCATCACGGGCGCCGATGCAGTCCGGTTCCAGATTACGGGAGGCAACCAGAACGGCAACCTTTCTCCCGGCCAATACCGGGACATCAATGTACGCTATCTGGCCAACAGCGTCGCAACCCATTCAGCCAATGTGAACGTCAGCTACACCTACGACGGAGTTGCCAACACGCAGGACCTCGGCCTTTCCGGTCAAACCCTCTCCACGCCGGTGGCCCAGCTCTGGCTGGACGACACGATGATCGCCGAGAGGAAACGAGGGACACTTCCCATATTTAATAGGTCATTAGCCACTCTCAACCCTAATGTATCTTCTAATTTCTGGCCTTCACTGCGGAGCCACAAGCTTTTTTCCCATCTGCCACTGAGTTGTAACCGGGCTCTGGCATAA
- a CDS encoding GH3 family domain-containing protein — MLKSGASALARNFESRDSVACQREMLQRLVAVGGGTRFGRDHGLAELAGEPIDRLYAQYRRRVPIRTYSDFWNEYFQEGLREENGRKRLLLEDATWPGKIPFFCETSGTTAPTKYIPFSREMFAANKRAALDMTACYLHRNPRSRLFQGKLLYMSGNTNLTDLGDGVKSGDMSAITLRHRPFFLKPFVAPGIRVAALPWEEKVVELAGMLLSDRSIRGISGVPPWIILLLQRVEEMGHRSLSELLPNLELIIHGGTSMKPYRREFDILFRNRLPNYLEVLPSSEAFMAFQLLGEERMRLAPHYGVFFEFVPFEELDERGVPAPDAPAIPLEEIETGRRYAVILTTCSGLWRYHIGDTIRFTDREPLFIEFTGRDKFLDRFEEKVTQGEVEEAVARLNQTGGIEVREFMVGPDIASRRHVWVLAVGEMNERDSGTLERLLDATLRSLNADYATFREQGRIAPPRVVTVEEELIYRWSREVRGKLGGQSKIPHIDPTVDGEMIMSLTEFAGH, encoded by the coding sequence ATGCTGAAAAGCGGCGCCTCAGCCCTTGCCAGGAACTTCGAGTCCCGCGACTCCGTGGCCTGCCAGCGGGAGATGCTGCAGCGCCTGGTGGCGGTCGGAGGGGGCACCAGATTCGGCCGTGATCACGGACTGGCGGAATTGGCGGGAGAGCCCATCGACCGGCTTTACGCTCAATACCGCCGACGGGTCCCGATCCGTACCTACTCTGACTTCTGGAACGAGTACTTTCAGGAGGGGCTTCGGGAGGAGAATGGCAGGAAGCGGCTTCTTCTGGAAGATGCCACCTGGCCGGGCAAGATCCCCTTTTTCTGCGAAACCTCGGGCACCACTGCCCCCACCAAGTACATTCCATTCTCACGGGAGATGTTCGCCGCCAACAAGCGGGCCGCCCTGGACATGACCGCCTGCTACCTCCACCGCAACCCCAGGAGCCGTCTCTTCCAGGGAAAGCTCCTCTATATGTCCGGAAACACGAATCTCACGGATCTGGGGGATGGGGTCAAAAGCGGCGACATGAGCGCCATCACCCTGCGTCATCGCCCCTTCTTCCTTAAACCCTTCGTTGCGCCGGGAATACGGGTGGCAGCCCTGCCGTGGGAAGAAAAGGTGGTGGAGTTGGCGGGGATGCTCCTCTCGGACCGCTCCATCCGGGGGATCTCCGGCGTTCCCCCCTGGATCATCCTGCTGCTGCAGCGGGTGGAGGAGATGGGGCACCGCTCCCTCTCGGAGCTTCTGCCCAATCTCGAACTCATCATCCACGGCGGCACCAGCATGAAACCCTACCGCCGGGAATTCGACATTCTCTTCCGCAACCGACTTCCCAACTATCTGGAGGTACTCCCTTCATCGGAAGCGTTCATGGCCTTTCAGCTCCTGGGGGAGGAGCGGATGCGCCTTGCCCCCCACTACGGGGTATTCTTCGAGTTTGTCCCCTTCGAGGAACTTGACGAGCGGGGAGTGCCAGCCCCCGACGCCCCGGCGATTCCCCTGGAGGAGATCGAGACCGGGCGGCGCTACGCCGTCATCCTTACCACCTGCTCCGGGCTCTGGCGCTATCATATCGGCGACACCATCCGCTTCACCGACCGGGAGCCCCTCTTTATCGAATTCACGGGCAGGGACAAGTTTCTGGACCGCTTCGAGGAAAAGGTAACCCAAGGAGAAGTGGAGGAGGCGGTGGCCCGGCTTAACCAGACGGGTGGCATAGAGGTGCGGGAATTCATGGTGGGCCCTGACATCGCAAGCCGGCGACACGTGTGGGTGCTGGCGGTTGGAGAGATGAACGAGCGTGATAGCGGAACCCTGGAGCGTCTTCTGGACGCAACCCTTCGATCCCTGAACGCCGACTACGCCACGTTCCGGGAACAGGGACGAATTGCGCCACCGCGGGTTGTGACGGTGGAAGAGGAACTCATCTACCGCTGGTCACGGGAGGTGCGGGGAAAGCTCGGTGGCCAGAGTAAAATCCCCCACATCGATCCGACGGTTGACGGAGAGATGATTATGAGCCTGACGGAATTCGCCGGCCATTGA